From a single Nicotiana tomentosiformis chromosome 2, ASM39032v3, whole genome shotgun sequence genomic region:
- the LOC138905589 gene encoding uncharacterized protein, protein MPELPRLEWKGSSVSASSRVISFLKARHMAEKGCLAYLAHVWDTTVETPAIDLVPVVWEFSVVFPFDLPGMPPDRDINFCIDLALEGRVIVYASRQLKPHKKNYQVHDLELATIVHALKIWRRYLYGVSCEVYIDHRSLQHLFKQRDFNLRAQPSSCMRHRPIFTIPEDQGLTVRQSAFIGSQRDGKVDLGATSHSTVQKALDLSFMVGEKVLLKVSLMMGIMRFRKKGKLSPRFIGPFELLRRVGDVAYELAFPPSLSVVHPIFHVSMLRRYHADRSHVLDFSTIQLDESLGFEEEPVAIVDWQVHQLISKKIYVVKVRWRGQPVEEVTWEIEEDMQSRYPHLFGTPGTILDSLEDERLFKRWRM, encoded by the exons atgccagagcttcctagattggagtggaaaggttcatCTGTTAGTGCATCTAGCCGGGTtatttcttttctgaaggctcgacatatggccgagaagggttgtttggcttatctagctcatgtttgggatactactgtagagactccggcaATTGATTTAGTGCCCGTGGTCTGGGAGTTCTCCGTTGTGTTTCCTTtcgatcttccaggcatgccaccagatcgtgatatcaatttctgtattgatttggctcta gaggggagagttattgtatatgcttcacgaCAGCTGAAGCCCCACAAAAAGAATTACcaggttcatgatttggagttggccacgattgttcatgctcttaagatctggaggcgttatctttatggggtgtcctgtgaggtttacattgatcatcgcagcttgcagcatttgttcaaacagagGGATTTCAATTTAAG agcccagccaagttcttgcatgcgtcatcgcccaatcttcactattccAGAAGATCAAGGCTTGACAGTACGACAATCTGCATttattggttctcagagagacg gtaaagttgatttaggagcgacttcacaCAGCACAGTTCAGAAGGCtcttgatttatcatttatggtgggcgagaaggttctcttgaaagtttcactGATGATGGGaattatgaggttcaggaagaagggcaagttgagcccaaggttcataggtccatttgagctattgagacgagttggggacgttgcttatgagcttgcttttccTCCTAGTCTATCTGTAGTTCATCctattttccacgtgtctatgctccggaggtatcatgccgacaggtcgcatgtgttagacttcagcacgattcagctagatgagagcttgggttttgaggaggagccagttgccattgttgactggCAGGTTCACCAGTTGATATCCAAGAAGATTTATGTGGTAAAGGTTcgatggaggggtcaaccagtcgaggaggtgacttgggagatcgaggaggacatgcagagcagatatccacatttattcggcactccaggtacgATTCTAGATTCGTtagaggatgaacgtttatttaagaggtggagaatgtaa